CTGGGACCCCTGGAAACGCAGGAGGGCCGGTGCTTCGTCTATTTCGCCCTGCGAGGGGATGGGACAGCCCACCATCCGGAGGTGGCGGAAGGCGACGCCAGGGGACTGGCCCGGTTGGCCCCCCATTTCCCGGGGCACCGTCTCTACTGTGAGCCCCGGCTGGCGCGCGCTGGGGCCTCGTATGGTTTCGTCTCTCGCCCCGTACCTCGGGAGCTGTTCCCGTTACGAGCCATGATGGCGCTCTCCACGCAATGGGGTCCGCTGGGTCCGAAGGATGTCCCACCCGAGTTCTTCCCGCGGCTCCTCGAGGCGGCCGGTGCCCTGTGGCGGGCTCGACCCTGGGAACTGTGGACGAACATCGAGGTGCTCACGCTGCGGCTGGAGGGCCCCGTCCCTGGCTGGCGCGAGCTGTGCGTGCTGGGCAATGGGGGCGAGGAGTTCGGCTTCGCGCTCTACGAACAACCCGGCTCCATCATGCGCCTGGGCCAACTCCCGGAAGTCGAACGCATGAAGCAGTCGCTCCACCAGGAGTGCCTCGCCCTGATCTTCGAGGAGGAGCCCGCCTGGGTGCGCGCCGAGGTTCGCCGGCTCGCCGGCCTTCCCATGTTTCCCTCCCCACTGCGCTTGTCGGGTGGAGGCTTCGTCCCCCTGCGCCGGGAGGATCTGTTGACGCTCCTCGCGCTCACCCGAGCCCTCGCACGGCTCTCGCCAGAACAGCTCGAGCTTCGAGAAGAGGCGTCGTTGGGTGGGCTGCGCGTCAGTGCGCACATCCGCGCCCACGTGCCACTCTTCACCGCGAGGCGTCCCCCGCCCGTGTCTCCGCCGAGGCGTCCTCGGCCTGTCGAGCCGGGTACCGTGCCTCCGCCCCGGGTACCACCCCCTCCCCATCGCAAGATTTCCCAGACGCTCATCTCCTTCGTCGAGCCGCTCATTCCAGAGCCCGAGGAGCTGGACCCCGAACAATTCATGACAATGCTCGAGTTGGCGGTCACCACCTGGAACGCGGTGGTGTTCGACACCTGGGAGCCTGGGAAGGACAGGGTGGAGGCCACTCGGGCCGCCCTTCGGTCGCTTCAGGGGAAGGTGCGCGAGCTGTTGCTGCCTTTCTTCGAGGCCCTGGTGGAGCGCAAGCGAAGCGGTTTCCCGGAGGATCCCCGGTTGATGGGCGGACTGCAGGTCCACTGGACCCAGGAGGGAGAGCCGCGTCTGCGGTTGCAATGGCGCCTGCCGGGAGCCCCCGCCCCCCGAAGGGGGTCAGACGATTGACACCTTGGTCTCGATGGCTCGGCTCAGGTGCGCACGAAAGCGCTCGCGTCGGGGAGTCCGCTGCCAGAGGTATCCACGCCCAGGGCGCTCAGGATGCCGGAGAAGATGTCGGGCTCGTTCGTCTCCACCTTGCCCGGTCGTGGAGCTCCGGTGCGCGGGTCGAATCCGTAGGTCAGCGTGGTGCCCTTGTCGATCCCACCCAGCACCGTGTTGCCCTTGAGCATCGGCGAGAGCATCAAGAAGCCATTGTTGAGGTCATGCCCGGTGCTGAACGCCATGGTGTCATTGGGCCGCGAGCGCGTGCGCCCGAATTCGGTCGCCACGTAGATGAGCGTACGGTCCCACATGCTCTCGCCGGTGGTCCCGTCGAAGGGCTCCGCCTTGAGCAGGTCGATGAGCTTGTCCACCACGTCCATCACCCGTGCCCACATGAAGGCCTGACCCGCGCGATGATCGGTGTGGCTGAAGTCGAAGGCCAGCGGTGGGTTGGCGATGGGAGCCTGTTCATCGTTCCCCACCGCCACGTTGAACGACGGGCCAATCGTCACCGTCACCGACACCCGGTACTTGAGGAGCAGGAACGCCAGCGCCGCCTGTCCTTGCACGGGGTCGGTCAGGTAATCCGGGAAGAGCGTGCGCAGCCGATCCCCATCGGGGGAGCTCGACAGGCCGTACTCCGTGAGAGGCATCTTCGGCGGCTGGTCGGGCAGCACGTTGAGGCGGTTGATCAGATCCTTCGCCTCCAGCGCGGGTTGCCCCACGATGCGCTGCTCGTTCCACCGCTGGAGCGCCGCCGCGTTCTCGAAGGTCCGCCCGAAGACCGATTGTGAATCGAGCGTATTGCGCGTGCGCCGGGCCATCTCCACCACGTCGCGTGGGGGCGCGTCCTTGATGCCCTTGCCGCCGTCGAGCCCCAATGGCCAGAACGAGGCGTTGGACACCACCTCCCCGTAGCAGTACGAGGGCAGCGAACCATCGGTGCCGCGCTCGGAGTAGCCGCCCATTCCCATGTTCACGTTGGGAATGGGGAAGCCCGCGCCATGCTGCAGGGCCACGCACTCCTGCAGCGTGCGGCCGCGCCAGGCGGCGTTGCCGGTGATGCTCCGCTTCTGCGCGATGGCATGGTTCACCGAGGTGCCCACCGAGGTGGCCACGAGCATGGAGTCCTTGTGCTTGCGCACGAAGGGCAGCTGATCCGTGTTCACCCACTGGGGGATGGTGCCCAGCATTTGGTTGCTCACCTTCACCGCGCGGAACGGAGAGCCGTCCACGCCCCGCACCTGCTCGTCGGGGAAGGTGTTGAGCCGCGAGGCGTTGGCGCCGGCTTCCGAGGCGCGCACCGCCAGCAGGCTGTCGACGATGGAGGCGCCTCCGGCGGCGCCCACCACGATGAGGAAGCGGGGCTTGCCATCGAGGCGGGCGTGGCGCACGCCCCCGAGCCGCTCGAGTGTCTCCGGGGTGTTGAGCCCGTCACGGCAGCCCGTCAGCAGGGGTCCCAGCGTCGCGGAGCCCGCCGCGCACAGCGAGAGTGCCTTCAACATTTCCCGGCGCGAGAGCCGACCATTGTCGCGGAGTGACATGTCATTTTCCTTTAGAAGAAGATGGATTCGGCGGAGGAGAGGACGACGAAGCAGGCGGCCTTCATCCAGTCGCGGCCGGGCGCCTGACTGCTCGAGGCTTCGATGTCGGTGGCCAGTTGCGACAGCGTGCCCACCTCGGCCTCCGTGGGGTCTCGCAACAGCGCGCGCTGGTAGAGCGCGGTGATGGCGTTCTTCACCGGTTCTCCCTCCCGGCTCGCCAGACGCCCCTGGGAGTCGAGCTCGATGCCCCCGAAGATGACAGCCTCCGCGGGGAGGGTGACGTCGAGCGTGACGCGCCGGACGCAAGCCGCCGTCGCCACGCGGTCCACGGCGATGGGCGTGGTCACTCCGGTCAAGGGCAGCGGCTCGTAGAAGCCAAGGCCGTAGGGGTCGACGCCTCCCAGGGCCACGGTGTGCACGGAAGCGGTGCAGGAGTATTGGCCCAACTCGTTGCACACCTGCTCGACGGGCAGGGACAACGCCGCCGCGAAGTCGGACGCCAGCCGCTCCGGGCCCTTGAAGCGCGGGTTGTTGCGCGAGGAGCGTGCCAGCTCGGCGGGTGGTGGCGTGCCCGGGTCCTGCCCCGGTGGAGTGGGGGAGGGAGCGGGGGACGGGCAGGCGGTAAGAGCGCAGGCGGCGGACAGGAACAACACGCGAAGGGAATCAGGGCGCACCGTAGGCCTCCGTGCGGATCAGGTCATGAAGCATGCGCTGCACGCGGTACTGGTGCGTGCCCTTGAAGCGCTTCCAGGTGGTGACGAACTCGGCGTGCTCCTCGGGGGTGGGGGGATGGCCGATGAGCAGCTTCCAGTAGTCGGTGACGGTGGCGATGGCGAAGGCGTCGCTGTTGGCGCCCACCCGCGCCCACTCCACGAGGTTGTTCACCTTCTGGCCGAAGATGTAGCCGGCCTCGGGGGTCTGGGTGATGGTCGGCGCGACGTCACTGAAGTACGTCTCGAGGCGATTGGGGATGTAGTTCGCGGAGCTCTGCTGGTCCGTGAGGGAAATGCCCTGGTAGTTGCGGAAGGGGTAGCTCAGCGGGTCGAGCGTCGCATGGCAGGCCGCGCAGGCGGGCTCCGTCACGCCCTTGGCGTCGTAGTCGCGGGGCTCGTTGGGAATGCCGTAGAGGCCCTCTTGTCTGGCGATGTCGTAGCCCAGATATGCGCGGTAGGCCTGTGACGCGGCGTTCCGAGGGATCGCGGTGAACATCACGAAGTAGACGAGGCTCCACGAGGAGGTGATGTTGCCCGCGCGGTGCTGCTCGTCCTGGACGTACAGCATCGAATTCGGCTTCGTCGTCATCGAGTAGCGCGTGGGGTTGGACTCCCTGCGCACGAAGTACTTCGCCGTCATCACCTCGCGCGCGTCGTGGTCGTCGAGCTGCGAATAGGCGTAGAGCGCGTAGTCGTCGTAGTAGTCGGCGAGGGGAATGGCTCCCTCGTCCTCTCCTTCCTTGAGCGAGCCCACCGGGCGGATCTTCGGGTGCGCGAGCTTCCACAACTGCCCGTTCTTGCCGCGCCAGAACTCGCTCTGGGTGCAGCGATCGAGCTCGGCGTCGAGCCGGACGCGTTGCGCCTCGGCGTTCAACGCGGCGAATTCCTCGAGCTGCGCGTAGGTGGGTGACTGCCCGCAGAAGTCGAGCCGCACGCGCCGGTACGCGAAGCGTGTGTCGTAGCGGCACACGTCGTACTGGGGGTTGGTGCCCGCCGCGCAGCCGCCCGTCTCCACGGGGAAGCTGTTGGCGTCGGCCGGCAGGGTGCCTCGCTGGATCTCCACGAGGTTCGGCACGCCGTCGCCATCGGCATCCGCCGACTCGGCGGCCCTCAGTGCGGTGGGGAGTGCATAGGCGAAGTCATTGTCGGACAGCGGACGCGGCGCACCGGGCGCCAGGTGGGGTTCCAACCCGGCTCCGAAGGCGTTGCGCTGTGGCGGCGCGACGTGACAGTAGGTGCAGGAGGGCTGTTGCCCGGTGCAAACGGGTGCCGAAGGATAGGTGGTGCAGAACACTCCGCCGGCGGGCGGTTTGGCGAACACCTCCCCCGACACGAAAAGGGCCGCCCCCAGAATGAATCGTCGAAGCACCTGTGCTCCTCGTGAATTGGGTCTTCCGATTCCATGGAAAACCAATCCCCCCTCGACGTGTCACCGGGCACGGCGGATTTTGTATTTCGAGAAATCAGGTCAGTTCAGGTGGAACAGTGTCTGGACGTTGACGCCGAGGATGAGGTCGCGTTCGGCCTCGGACACGGGCAGCAGGCTGATCTTCTTGAGCTCCAGCCCCGGGTGGGACATGGGGAACTCGGAGCCGAAGACGAGCTTGCTCGCGCCCGTCTTCTTCACCGTCTCCTGCAGGTGCATGAAGGTACCCAGGGACGTCTCCAGGAAGAAGTTGTCGAGGCTCGCGGCCGCGTCCACCACGTCCGTGTCCGCCTGGGGCCCGCCCATGTGCTCGAGCAGGAAGCACGTCTTGGGGAAGCGCCGGGCGAGCTGGATGAAGTCTCCGGGGTTCGCCCCTGTCCGGAAGCCGACGTGGGAGACGATCGGAATGTCTCGCTCGCCACAGAGCGACGCGAGCGCCGCCATGCACTCGTCCAGGAACGAGAACCGGTGGACGAGGGGGCTCACGAGCAGGCCCCGGAAGCCCCGGGACACCCACTCCTCCAGCGCCTCCGGGGCGTGCGGCGGGCGCGGGTCCAGGCACGCCACGGCGGCCAGCCCGGGATGGGCGAGCACGGCTTGCTGGATGTAGTCATTGCAGGGGATGGGGTCGGCCTGGCGCCTGCCGGAGGTGAACTCGTTCATCCGACGGACATCCACCATGCCCCCTGGACAGACGAGGCCCTGCTTGATGCCGCTGCGGTCCAGCTGCGAGAGGTAGTGCTCCACCGAGCCATAGGGCTTGGGGCACAGATGCGCGTGTGCGTCGATGATCATGCCGCGACTCCTTGCTGGGGTGGGACTGTCCTCACTCGCGCACGACGCGCAGGGTCTTGGTACCCGTGCGGGGCAGGCGCTCGACGAACTCGATGTCCAAGGGCAGGTGCGTGAAGGCCTCCATCCTGCTGGCCAGCGTGCTGCCCAGCTCCCGGGAGGGCCGCACCCCGGTGGCGGGCTCACATCGGACCTTGATGCGGGCGGTGTTCGAGGCGGGCACGACGAAGTGGAACCAGTTGCCCACCTCGGGCATGCGCATGAGGAATTCCTCCAGGAAGAGGGGTGACACGCGCTGGCCCCGGTAGTGGAGCTGCTCGAAGGCCCGGCCACGCACGCGGAAGCGGCTCGCCGTGGCGCCGCAGGTGCACGTGTCCTTCTCGAACACCCCCAGGTCCCCGGTACGAAAGCGCAGCAGGGGACTGTCGTGGCGCAGCAGCGCCGTCACGACGAGCTCTCCCACCGAGCCCGGGGGCAGGGGCACCCCGGTGTCGGGGGCCACCACCTCGAGCAGGGTGTGGCCCTGGGTCAGGTGGTAGCCCTCGCGGGCCTCGCACTCCACGCCCATCATTCCGCCCTCCAGGGAGCCATAGAGGAAGAAGGCAGCGCAGCCCCAGAGCGCCTCCACGCGCCGCCGGAAGGAGGGAGAGCAGCCCTCGCCGGTGAGCCACATCTTCCGGGGGGCCATCGACGGCAGGGAGAGGCCCTGGTTGACCGCCTCCTCCGCCAGGGCGATGGCCCACGACGGACTGGTGATGACGATGCTGGGACGAAGGTCTCGGAAGACCTTGAGGGTCTTCGCGGGCGTGGAGTACGCGCCGCCCTTCCCGGCGGCGATGACCGTGGCATGGCTGCCCTCGGTGAACTCCCGGTGCATGGCCAGCCCCGAGGTGCTCATCTCATAGGGCAGCGCATTGAGACACACGTCTCCCGGGGTGACCGGGAGCAGCGAGGGATAATGGGCGGACAGGTGATAGCGCAGATCCAACCGGCTCTGGGTGCTGTAGATCTCCTCGCCGCCGCTCGTGCCCGTGGAGACCTGGATGATCATGATGTCCCGGCGCTCGCAGGTGAGCAGACGCCAGGGGTGTCCGCGCAGCTCCTCCTTGGTCAGGAAGGGCAGGCGCGGGAGATCCTCCAGGCCTCTGATACTTCCGGGGCGGATGCCCGCCCGCTCCAGCTTCTCCCGGTAGAAGGGCGAGTACTCCTGGGCCCGGGTGGCCACGGCGCGCAGGGCCGCGGACTGATAGTCTTTCAATGTCTCGGGTGGCATCCGATCTGCCTGCTTCAAATCCGAGGTATGGCGGGAGATGATCGTGGCGAGTGTTGGTGTGTCCATGCTCTGCAACGTGTGGACGGCGCGGACATGGATCAAGGACCTCGGACGTCGTCTGGAATGCAGACATACGAGCCCATCAATGGCTGTCGTCCAGGAGAGCGCTGCTTGGGGATGTCTGGTTCCTGAAAGTCAGACATCCGCCGGGAGCCGCGGTTTACGCTTCCCGCCGTTCAAGGGAAGGTGCGACTCCAGATGGCTCGCCCGGGGATGTCCTTGAACGTCAGCAGGCTCTCTCGCACGGAGTCCCGCGGGCGGGAGGCATCGGGGAGCCGGGTCCGGTCGAGTCGTGCCAGGGCGCTCCTTCCATGGCATGCCACCTCGGCTTCTTGCGCGACTTCCCCGAATGGGGTTGGCTGTGCATCGGAAGGTCTCACCCCATATGAATCGTTGCTTCTGGCTGGTCCTGGTGCTTCTGGTCATCTTGCCGGGATGTCCCTCCGGTTCCACGGGCGCCGACACCCGGCGCTACGCCTGCACCGGGGATGACGAGTGTGTCTCGGGCTTCGTCTGCCGTGCGGGCATGTGTCAGCGCCCCCTGGAGCCCGAGGGCCCGGACTCGGGCACTCCGGACTCGGGTACTCCGGACGCGGGGGGCCGTCCGCCGGTGAGCGTGGCTTTCGTCTCCGCAGCCCAGACGCTGGCCACGAGGGGATGCTCGGGCAAGGTGGAGCTCGAGGTGCGCGACAGCGGCGCCAACCCCGTCGTCCTCTCCTCTCCGAGAAGCATGACGCTGTCGGGAACGGGGCTCTCGTTCTTCTCCGACGAGGCGTGCACCACGCCGTTGTCCAATCCGGTGTTCGCCGCGGGCGCGACGCGCTCCGCCTTCTACTTCGAGGGCAGGACGAGCGGGACGATCACGCTCTCCGCGGCGGTGTCGGGTCTGAGCACGGTGAGGCAGGAGCAGACCATCCGGCCCGTGGTGCGCACGGGCTTTTGTGACATGCCCTCCGAGCGCCGTTCGGTGACCTGCCCCATCTCTCCGGGTCAGATCGATCTGTCGAAGACGATCCTGTTCGTCCAGGCCAATCCCGGGGGAACCAGTCCCGATGCCGCGAGCTTGCGCTGCTGGCTGTCGGGCAGGGACGCCCTCACCTGTGGACGCAATCAAGCCGGGGTCTACGTCTACATCGTGTGGAAGACCGTGGAGTTGGGGTCCGGGCTGAAGGTCCAGCACCTGCAGCCCACCTGCCAGGGGGGGAGCACCCTCTCGGTTCCCATCGAGCCCGTGACACCCTCGAAGACCTTTTTGTTGGTGTCGAGCGAGGTGAGCGGCTCGACGCTGGGAGACAACTTCTACACGGCGAAGCTGACCGATACCAACAAGGTGGAGCTGCGTTTCTCCACCGCCTGCAACACCGCCTGGAAAGGCTCGCTCCAGGTCGTGGAGGCCGACGGAATCCAGGTCCACCGGGGCGCGGGGACGATGTCCGGAACCCAGACCCAGGTGGCCTATACCTCTCAGCCGGTCGTGAATCTCGCCTCCAGCGCGCTGCTCTTCACCTACCGGGTGTCCAACGTGGCCACGGCGAACCTGTGTGACCGGGTCCTGCGAGGCGAGATGTCCTCGAGCACGGGGGTCTCCTTCTCGCGGGGCGCGGGCACCACCACGGGATGCACGACGGCGGTCATCGAGGAGATCGCCTGG
Above is a window of Cystobacter fuscus DNA encoding:
- a CDS encoding DUF1501 domain-containing protein, with protein sequence MSLRDNGRLSRREMLKALSLCAAGSATLGPLLTGCRDGLNTPETLERLGGVRHARLDGKPRFLIVVGAAGGASIVDSLLAVRASEAGANASRLNTFPDEQVRGVDGSPFRAVKVSNQMLGTIPQWVNTDQLPFVRKHKDSMLVATSVGTSVNHAIAQKRSITGNAAWRGRTLQECVALQHGAGFPIPNVNMGMGGYSERGTDGSLPSYCYGEVVSNASFWPLGLDGGKGIKDAPPRDVVEMARRTRNTLDSQSVFGRTFENAAALQRWNEQRIVGQPALEAKDLINRLNVLPDQPPKMPLTEYGLSSSPDGDRLRTLFPDYLTDPVQGQAALAFLLLKYRVSVTVTIGPSFNVAVGNDEQAPIANPPLAFDFSHTDHRAGQAFMWARVMDVVDKLIDLLKAEPFDGTTGESMWDRTLIYVATEFGRTRSRPNDTMAFSTGHDLNNGFLMLSPMLKGNTVLGGIDKGTTLTYGFDPRTGAPRPGKVETNEPDIFSGILSALGVDTSGSGLPDASAFVRT
- a CDS encoding amidohydrolase family protein; its protein translation is MIIDAHAHLCPKPYGSVEHYLSQLDRSGIKQGLVCPGGMVDVRRMNEFTSGRRQADPIPCNDYIQQAVLAHPGLAAVACLDPRPPHAPEALEEWVSRGFRGLLVSPLVHRFSFLDECMAALASLCGERDIPIVSHVGFRTGANPGDFIQLARRFPKTCFLLEHMGGPQADTDVVDAAASLDNFFLETSLGTFMHLQETVKKTGASKLVFGSEFPMSHPGLELKKISLLPVSEAERDLILGVNVQTLFHLN
- a CDS encoding phenylacetate--CoA ligase family protein, which produces MDTPTLATIISRHTSDLKQADRMPPETLKDYQSAALRAVATRAQEYSPFYREKLERAGIRPGSIRGLEDLPRLPFLTKEELRGHPWRLLTCERRDIMIIQVSTGTSGGEEIYSTQSRLDLRYHLSAHYPSLLPVTPGDVCLNALPYEMSTSGLAMHREFTEGSHATVIAAGKGGAYSTPAKTLKVFRDLRPSIVITSPSWAIALAEEAVNQGLSLPSMAPRKMWLTGEGCSPSFRRRVEALWGCAAFFLYGSLEGGMMGVECEAREGYHLTQGHTLLEVVAPDTGVPLPPGSVGELVVTALLRHDSPLLRFRTGDLGVFEKDTCTCGATASRFRVRGRAFEQLHYRGQRVSPLFLEEFLMRMPEVGNWFHFVVPASNTARIKVRCEPATGVRPSRELGSTLASRMEAFTHLPLDIEFVERLPRTGTKTLRVVRE